GGCCATTCTTCCGGCCGCGAGATGTGCTCCATGCCCTTAAATATTGTTTGAGACTCGCCCGGCCACCGAAAAAGATGAAGTGGAGGCGTCGGTTGGGGAGTGCGTGCGCTACGCGGCAAAACTCGCCTACCAGGGGAGTGCTTTCCACGGCAGCCAGCGCCAGCCGCACGCTAGGACCGTTGAAGGGGACCTCTTGGAGTCGCTTGGCGCCGTCGGTGCCATCGATTCGGCCGAGGCCGCCCACTTCGCTTTTGCGGGCAGGACCGACCGCGGTGTCTCGGCGCTTGGGAACGTCGCGGCGTTCGATACTGGCTTTCGCCGCGATGAACTCCTGTCGGCGATCAACGCGAACATGCGGGACGCGTGGGTGTGGGCGATCGCGGAAAGGCCGTCGGCGTTCAATCCTCGGCACGCGAAGGCGCGTACCTATAAGTACATACTTGACGAGCGGGCCCTGTCCCCGGCCCGCAGCGAAAGGTCGAAGGCCGCCGCGGAAACGTTATCGACCGCTTTCAACGACGCGCTCCAGGTTTTCGTCGGCGAGCACGATTTCACCAGTTTCGCCCGGATCGAGCCGGGTGTCAACCCGGTGCGAAGGATCGATTCCATAAACGCGGTACCACGCTCCGGATTCGTCGAGGCGACCTTCGTCGGCGAGAGTTTCCTTTGGCACCAGGTGCGTCGCATCGTCGAGGCGGCGCGACGCGTGGCAGCCGGCGACATTCCTCTGAAGACGGTCGAACTCGCCCTCTCTCGCGAACGCGAAGCGGATCTCGGCATTTCTCCCCCGGATGGGCTGATCCTCATGGACGTCGCATACGACTTCTCATTCACGACGGATGAGCGCGCCGCCCGCGGAGCCCGCGAGGAGATCCAACGACGGCTCGCCGCCGCGACGCTTTCCGGACGCGTATTCGAGGAGATCGGCGCGTTCTAGCGCGGCCCGCCGCGCCGCAAATATATAAAAAAGGGGACCGCCTTGGCCCCCAAAAGCGGTGGCTCCATGGATATCTCCTCGATCCTGTCGCGTTACGACAAGAACAGACTGACGGTCGCCACCGTCTGCTCGCACTCGTCGCTCCAAATCTTCAACGGGGCCCGCAAGGAGGGCTTTCGCACGTTGGGCCTCTGTGTCGGAAAGCCTCCACGATACTACGACGCGTTCCCCTTAGGGAGACCCGACGAGTTTCTGTCGGTTGCGAGCCTCAAGGACATCGAGGCGTACCAGAAGGACCTCGTGAAGAGGAACGCGATCCTCGTCCCGCACGGGAGCCTCGTCGAGTACATGGGGACCGACGTCTTCGAGCGCGTCCCGGTCCCGACGTTCGGCAACCGCAAGGTGCTCCAATGGGAAAGCGACCGCGAGCGGTCGCGTAAATGGCTCGAATCGGCGGGGCTTCGCATGCCGGAGGTCATCGCCGATCCGAAAGACATCAACAAGCCGGTCATCGTGAAATACGACGGGGCGAAAGGCGGCCGCGGCTTCTTCATCGCCAGAAACCACGAGGAGTTCAAGCAAAGGATCGATCTCACGAAACGGTTCACGATCCAGGAGTTCGTCCTCGGGACGCGCTATTATATCTCCTACTTCTATTCGCCGCTACGCACCGATGGCTACCGCCTCTCAAAGGGATCATTGGAGATGCTTTCGATGGACCGGCGCGACGAATCCATCATCGACGAGGCGCACAGGCTCGGCTCCATCTACGAATTGGAGAAGATGGGCATCACGCCGACCTTCGTCGTCACGGGAAACGTGCCGATGGTGATGCGCGAGTCGCTCCTGCCGCAGGTCTTCGAGATGGGCGCGAACGCCGTCGAGCGCTCGATAGAGCTCTTCGGCGGCATGGTGGGACCGTTCTGCCTTGAAACCGTCGTCACGGACAAATTGGAGTTCAAGGTGTTCGAGATATCCGCCCGCATCGTCGCCGGCACGAACATCTACATCTCCGGTAGCCCCTACAGCGACCTCGTGGAGCCGGATCTTTCGACAGGCAAGCGTATCGCCCAAGAGCTGAAACGCGCGGTCAAGATGGATGCGTTGGACAAAGTAGTGAGTTAGGCAGCGGCGATCCGATCGAAGGGACCCCCCGGCGGGCCTCGCCCCCGGTACGAACTGTTATTACAGATTCGTGGCCATCGGGTCTTGACAGAATGCCGATTCCCTCGTTGAGCGCGATAGAAGGCGCGTTCCTGGTGAAGGCGTCATGCCGCGCGGTCCTTCGACTCACGGGCAAGGGGCTCGTGAAGACACTGCAAGACATCCTGTCAAACGACGTCGAAAAGATCGCGGGCGGCTCGGTCGCAACTTCGCTCCTCCTCACGCCGAAGGGCAAACCCGTTGCGGTCTTCGATGTCTTAGGCGGCGATGAGGCCGTCGAGATAGTGACGGACGTCGAATCGGTCGAGGAACTCACGAGGGAGCTCGGTCGTTACGCCCGTGTCGCCCGGGCGAGGCTTGAGCTCGCCGACGCGGTCGCGATGACGCTTTACGGCTCAAAGACCGTGGACACGATCGAAAAGGCCGAGGCCGGCCTCAAGGGGATCCATGACTCGCGCGGAGTCGTCACCATCCTCGCCCGGCCCGACGCGCATATCGCAACTGAGGCGAGCCTTTCGAAAGCAGGCGCCGTGGTCGTTTCGCGCGAGGACTTTGACCGCGCGCGGGTCAAGGCCGGCGTGTCATGGGGCGGGCACGAGATAGTGCCCGAATACTTCCCGCAGGAATTGGGGCTCGGGGGACTCATAGATTACAAGAAGGGCTGTTTCGTCGGACAGGAAACGATGGCGCGGCTCAAGAACTTCGGGCACACGAACCGCGAACTTGTTGGCATTGAGGCCGCGAGCGGCACACGTGTTTTGGTCGGCGCGGCCGTTCGTGTGGGTGGAGCGCAAGTCGGAACCACTACCAGCGCGATCGGTGGCGCTGCACTCGCGGTCGTGAGGACCGGCGCAGCCATTGAAGGCTTGGACGTCGAGATCGACGCCGCGACCAATCCGGTCCCATTCAAAGTAAGGACCATCGCAGGAATCCACGAGTGACGAATACGAGGCCGAGCAAAGAGCGGCATGGTTTTTGGCCTTGATCCATGGCCCCGCTTACGGTCCTATGGTTGCCGTCGAGGATGGGCAAACAGTGCGACTCCAAGGGGGACGGCGAGTGCGACTAGGAGCGCGGGACCAGGAGTTCGCGCTACCCCGTCGATGTCGCCGTTGGCGACCGACGTTTCCGGGCCGAGGCGGCCCTCCGCCGGACTATCGTCGGTGGTCGGGACAATAACCTCGAACTTTCCCTCAACCGCGTCGGACTCCACATTGGGTTGCGGGAATTCGTAACTTCCGGTGGGCTGGCCGGTGTTGTGGTAGGCAATAATCTTGAATTCCCTCATTTCGTCGGACGGGAAATTCGCGCGCGTGAGCGGAAGCACCCACACAAACTTGTTGTCCTCCGGTTGCGCCGTCCAACCTATGAATCCGGCACTCTCCGCACGCTCTTCCGTGCGGTTTCGATGAAGTTCCGTGAATCCCTCCGTGCGTCGTTCCTCAACGGGAACGGTGCCATCGAAAGAGAGCTCGAACAAATAGGTGTAGTCCGCGCTCTTGTACCAGGCTCGGTACCTCCAAGAATCGGTCATGGTGCCGTTGCGTTGATTCGAGAAGCTTGAGAGGTCTCGCAGATTCAATTCCAGTATTGCCCGCGACGACGTTTGTGCGAGGTTCACACTTAGAATGTCGACAGAGTCTTTCGCGGCAGAGGCAATCCAGGGAATCGTAATAGGTTTCACAGGCGTGACTAGGAAGGCGCTTACATCCCCCGCCGGGTCGTGCAAAATCTGGGGCTCACTCGACGTTGCGGATGCGATCCCGCCTAGACTTGGGATAATGAGTACCAAGAATACGATTAGAACGCCCGTTCCCGCACCGTTCACGATTTTTTCACCGTCTTCCGATATATATATATATCGGTGGCATTGAAACGCCGGGGTTCGAATGGGGCGAACAATTCTGGTAGCGGTTTTTCTCATGTGCGGAACGATGACTTTTTCGCCCGGTGTCCTTGCCGACCATTGCCGCGAAGGTTGGACGCATACGGACGCGGGTGCATGTGATCCTCCGACCTGCCCGGCCGGGGACGTATTCACGGTTTACCCCGAGGATCGTTGCGTGGATGGGCACGAATTCTGTGGCCAATTTGGCCAAGTACCGGTGTACAACCAAGATACCGGGCGCACCACATGTGCCAACGACGCTGACGACGACGGTGTGGGCGATCCCGTGGACAATTGCCCGGACGAGGCCAACCCGGGTCAGGAGGACGGTAACAATGATGGAATCGGTACGGCGTGTGACCCGTGCGAAACGCCGAGTGTGCTCACTCCAAGGGAATACGTGGATTGCGTCGTGATGAACTGGCAGAACTACTAGGGCATCCATGTGTATCTGACCGACGTGGACCGTCGGGGCTCGTTCCGCCCGAATGGCGCGAATCGGGCGCGCCTCCTCAGATGACCAAAGGATAATCCGTGGCGAGCGCGTGGGCCGCGCGTGCTCACACTCATCCTCGCGGATGCTGAACTCGAACGCGTCCCGCCGCAGATAGCAGGGCATCCATCGGTGCGCGTCCACTCCAAGAAGGCGCAGAAGAAGGGCGAGTGGCTGATGCTCGATTCGTCGCTTCACCACAAGGCCCTCGAATCCGTCCCGGACGGGGATCGTCGTGGGCGCCCCGACATCGTGCACCTGTTCCTCCTCACGGCCCTCGACTCGATCCTCAACATCGAAGGGGGCCTACGCGTCTACGTCCACACGCGCGACGACATGCTCATCACGGTCGACCCGAAGACGCGCATTATGCGCAACTACAACCGCTTCGTGGGGCTCGTCGAGCAGTTGTTCCACGTGGGGCGCGTGCCCCGCGAAGGCGAACCGTTGATGACGTTGGAGAGGGACGTGACGCTCGTGGATGCGGTGGAGCGCGCGAAGGCGGACCGCGTCATAGTCCTGTCAGAAGCGGGAAAACGCGTCGCGGTCCACGAATTCCTGGAGGAAGTCGGGTCGGCGAGCGAAAACGTCTGCATCGTCATCGGAGGCTTTCCAAAGGGAGAGTTCAGAAGCGACGTGTCAAAGATCGCGGGGGAGACTTTCTCCTTCCACACCTCCGCCTTGTCCGCGTGGGTCGTGGCCGCCGAGGTCATAGTCAATTGGGAACGGATCGCACTGGACCGATCGAAGGGCCCGGCGGAGGGGACCGCGGCGAAGGCGAGCGGGACCTTGAAAGGCTCAGGATTGAATCGGGAGCGGTTCCGCTAGCGGATCCGGAAGAGACGAGATCGCTCCCTACTGCTCCTGCTGCTTCGGAAGGTCCGCGACGAGTTCCACGAGCACGCCCATCTCGCCTCTTAGCTTCGGCCCGGTAAGAAGGGTGCCTGCGAACCCGCGGCTGCCTTGGCTGTTTTGCGTCGCGTCTGGAGCCGTGCAGTTCTCGTAGCAGTTGTCGGAGATCGAGGACCAAGGCCGGCCTCCCGTGTCGATGACGATGTCGATGAAGTCCGTGTTCCCGCCGCAGCGCACACCGCGGCCACAGTTCGCGCCGCCGCGTGCCACCGGGTCGCCCGGTTCATGGAGCGTGACGGTGACGATAGTCGGTTGTGAATCGAGCGCGTTCGTCGAAAGGCCCATGTACGCGTACCAGGCAACCTTTTGCATCTCGTCTTGCGTGCGCTCGCCCGTGAGGTTGTACGGGTCATCCTGTTCCGATCCGATGTATGCGAACGCGATGCGGCCGGCGGAGCCCGCGGCTATCGTGGCGTATGAAAGGCCCTTGACCTGCGGGGCCCCCACGATTATCGGGTCGCTCCATGTCGCCCCCTGGTCGGACGAGTGGGCGAAGTAAGCGAGGGCATCGTCGTTTCCCTCCCAGAGGGCGTAAAGGTTGCCGGCCTCGTCGACTGCGAGATTCAGCTCGTGGCCGGCGATCGGCACCTTTTCGCTCACGGTGTGGATCGTCCATGTCTTCCCATCGTCCTTGGTGACCGCGACTTGCGGGACGCCGCATTGGCCTTTCGGCAGGTAGACCGTCCCATCGGGCGCCGCCTTGAGGTGGCCATGGAGACCGCCGCAGAGCCCGTTCAACGCTCCGTTGAGGGCACCGTTCGGCGGGTCGCTTGCATCGATCTCGGCGTCCTCCGCCTGATAGCCGAGCCACACGGTGACGAGAGGACCCCACGTGACGCCGCCATCGAGGCTCGTGGCGCAGGAACTCCTATACACCTGGTTGATGCAGTAATAAAGGACGCTCGCGTATCCGGACGTCGTGACGGTGCGGGGTTTGGCGGCGACTATCGTCTGGTGATCGTGGACACCCGGGGGCAGGCCGCAGCCAGCGGGGTTTCGCTCCCAAGTCTTCCCCTCGTCGTCGCTCCAGCGCAGATAATCGCAGACGGTCCCGAGCAGGTCGATGCTATAGACGCGGTCCGTGGCCGGGTCGACATAAACGTAAGGATCGTTGGTGACCGGGGGTTCCGTGTGCCCGGTGGGAAGCTTTGGCGACACGTCCTTCCACGTGAGCCCCGTGTCGATGGTGCGCATTATTCTCGGGCCGCCCCCTTGCGCGGACATGAATACGGCGCCGCTTTTCGTGACGCCGATAGTGGGCTCGGCGACGGGCGCGGGAACGATACGTGCTATTCCCTTGGCAAGGATGAGTTCGGTCAGGACATCGGTCGAGGGGCCCGTCGTGACTGTCGCCGACGTGTCGAGAGCCCCCGTCGCCTTGTGGACGGTGGTCCCCGTGGGAGCGGTTGATGGCACGCCGGACAGCTGGTCGGAGACGAGGTCCGGGGTCGGCGCGTTCGAGACGCAGCCGGCGAACGCCGTCGCGATGAATATGAAGACTATGCCAATACTGATGCCCCCCTTACCCTGACGTTTCATCACGCAAAACTAGCCGCTGCATTGTTAAGAAGGTTGTTGACCACCGGTTGCCCGACCTCGGCCGTGGTTATATATGGCCCGCCGACCGCGCTCTCTCTAATTCTGTCCGATGTCGGCGCCCATTGGCGGCGCTTCCACGTAGGCTGAGACCGCAACGATCGGCAGAGACACCATGGAAGCTTCGACCGCCCCGTCGTGGCTGAAGCCTTGTGCGCCGAGAAGCGATGCATCGTGGGGTTTGGCGGGGTAGAGCCTGAATTCCGTGTAACGCCCCTCTTCGAGGATCCAATCCGGGTCTTCGGACTTGAGCGATAGGCCGATCGAATGGCCGGCCTCGAAGACCGTCTCCTGCGCGTACATCTTGAACGTGATCTTCGTCGCCTTGTCCATCTCCATCGGTGTCCCCTTGTCTCGGCTTTCGCGGTGACGTAGATCAAGGAAGCCCTTGTTCACCCACTTCATGGTGCCATTGGGGGCGACGTCGAAGAGTGTGAGCGACAGGTGGGCGTTGTCGCGGTTGATCGCGAGATACAGACTCACCGTGGGCTCGCCCGCGGACGCCATCGCGGCGTCGAGCGGGTCGCTCTTGAAGAAGAGCCGGTCGGGTGCATCCACGGGCGCGTCGGGGATCATCGATTGACCAGTCTCGTAGCGCCCCGCTTCCTCCAAGTTGGTCCTGAACTTGATCGGCTCATGGTCGTCCTCGGCCTTGAGTTTGAGGCCGCCGCGCGTCAAGTGCAAGTCCAAAGCCGATACCGGCGCGGGTGGCCACGTCGATTCCGTGTGCCAGCGGCCCGTGTTGTCTTGCACGAGGACGGCCGGTTCGTCCATTATGCCGTTGTCCTGGCAAGGAGAGCCGTCCGCGTTTGGCGTCCCGCCGGTCGAGCCGCAGAAGCCGTCCTTCAACCAGTAGTCGAACCATCGGGTCAACGTCTCATTCCAGTCGCTTCTCGACCATTCTTTGTTGAACCTGTTGTTGTTCGGGTAATCGTGCGCCCATTGGCCGAGCCACATCTTCTTCGGGCTCTTGATCGAGTCCCACTGGGGGATCGCGTTGTCTATCTTCACGTTCCAATCCTGGAGACCGTGGATGAGGAACACCGAGGCCTTGACGTTCCCGAGTTTCCCAGAGTAGTCGCGCTCGTCCCAGAAGGCATCGTGGTCGCCGTCGACACCGGTGGTGTAGCCTTTCGGCAGGTTTTCTGCGACTTCGGGGCAAAGGCTTTCGGCCGCGCGGTTCGGGTGCGGGCTGAAAGCCACGGGCGAATTCGGGTTCGCGTTGACTGGCGGAAAACCCATATCCCAGTCGATGAGCATCGTGTAATAAGTCGGGAAGAGGACTCCGCCGCCCGAGCTTCCCCAGTATGAGATGCCTTCGCGGTACATGTAGCGGTACATGTCGGTGATGCCGCTGATGGGGACGATGGTCTTCAGCGCCTCCGGCGCCCCGATGGCGGCCTCCCAGGGCGTGGTGCCGTCGTAGGACTTGCCGACCATTCCGACGCGGCCGTTCGACCAAGGTTGTTTTCCGAGCCATTCGACAAGCTGTTGTGCGTCCTTCTGCTCCTTCTCGCCGCCGAAGTCGTAGCATGCGCCGGAGTTCCCCGTTCCCCGGACACTCGAATGGACGACCGTGTAGCCGCGGGGGAC
The Euryarchaeota archaeon DNA segment above includes these coding regions:
- a CDS encoding thrombospondin type 3 repeat-containing protein yields the protein MGRTILVAVFLMCGTMTFSPGVLADHCREGWTHTDAGACDPPTCPAGDVFTVYPEDRCVDGHEFCGQFGQVPVYNQDTGRTTCANDADDDGVGDPVDNCPDEANPGQEDGNNDGIGTACDPCETPSVLTPREYVDCVVMNWQNY
- a CDS encoding CocE/NonD family hydrolase, with translation MRIAGATALMFALALSGCISTPQAAPDARIDVGSSAISLPIHRILPVEQSFLKAFDGIELDVAIFKPEVPDGTKTPVILDLSPYYGNSNLDNTTDTGLGFHGFIVKYFVPRGYTVVHSSVRGTGNSGACYDFGGEKEQKDAQQLVEWLGKQPWSNGRVGMVGKSYDGTTPWEAAIGAPEALKTIVPISGITDMYRYMYREGISYWGSSGGGVLFPTYYTMLIDWDMGFPPVNANPNSPVAFSPHPNRAAESLCPEVAENLPKGYTTGVDGDHDAFWDERDYSGKLGNVKASVFLIHGLQDWNVKIDNAIPQWDSIKSPKKMWLGQWAHDYPNNNRFNKEWSRSDWNETLTRWFDYWLKDGFCGSTGGTPNADGSPCQDNGIMDEPAVLVQDNTGRWHTESTWPPAPVSALDLHLTRGGLKLKAEDDHEPIKFRTNLEEAGRYETGQSMIPDAPVDAPDRLFFKSDPLDAAMASAGEPTVSLYLAINRDNAHLSLTLFDVAPNGTMKWVNKGFLDLRHRESRDKGTPMEMDKATKITFKMYAQETVFEAGHSIGLSLKSEDPDWILEEGRYTEFRLYPAKPHDASLLGAQGFSHDGAVEASMVSLPIVAVSAYVEAPPMGADIGQN
- the truA gene encoding tRNA pseudouridine(38-40) synthase TruA, producing the protein MEASVGECVRYAAKLAYQGSAFHGSQRQPHARTVEGDLLESLGAVGAIDSAEAAHFAFAGRTDRGVSALGNVAAFDTGFRRDELLSAINANMRDAWVWAIAERPSAFNPRHAKARTYKYILDERALSPARSERSKAAAETLSTAFNDALQVFVGEHDFTSFARIEPGVNPVRRIDSINAVPRSGFVEATFVGESFLWHQVRRIVEAARRVAAGDIPLKTVELALSREREADLGISPPDGLILMDVAYDFSFTTDERAARGAREEIQRRLAAATLSGRVFEEIGAF
- a CDS encoding 16S rRNA methyltransferase, with product MLTLILADAELERVPPQIAGHPSVRVHSKKAQKKGEWLMLDSSLHHKALESVPDGDRRGRPDIVHLFLLTALDSILNIEGGLRVYVHTRDDMLITVDPKTRIMRNYNRFVGLVEQLFHVGRVPREGEPLMTLERDVTLVDAVERAKADRVIVLSEAGKRVAVHEFLEEVGSASENVCIVIGGFPKGEFRSDVSKIAGETFSFHTSALSAWVVAAEVIVNWERIALDRSKGPAEGTAAKASGTLKGSGLNRERFR
- a CDS encoding exo-alpha-sialidase — protein: MKRQGKGGISIGIVFIFIATAFAGCVSNAPTPDLVSDQLSGVPSTAPTGTTVHKATGALDTSATVTTGPSTDVLTELILAKGIARIVPAPVAEPTIGVTKSGAVFMSAQGGGPRIMRTIDTGLTWKDVSPKLPTGHTEPPVTNDPYVYVDPATDRVYSIDLLGTVCDYLRWSDDEGKTWERNPAGCGLPPGVHDHQTIVAAKPRTVTTSGYASVLYYCINQVYRSSCATSLDGGVTWGPLVTVWLGYQAEDAEIDASDPPNGALNGALNGLCGGLHGHLKAAPDGTVYLPKGQCGVPQVAVTKDDGKTWTIHTVSEKVPIAGHELNLAVDEAGNLYALWEGNDDALAYFAHSSDQGATWSDPIIVGAPQVKGLSYATIAAGSAGRIAFAYIGSEQDDPYNLTGERTQDEMQKVAWYAYMGLSTNALDSQPTIVTVTLHEPGDPVARGGANCGRGVRCGGNTDFIDIVIDTGGRPWSSISDNCYENCTAPDATQNSQGSRGFAGTLLTGPKLRGEMGVLVELVADLPKQQEQ
- a CDS encoding formate--phosphoribosylaminoimidazolecarboxamide ligase, which produces MDISSILSRYDKNRLTVATVCSHSSLQIFNGARKEGFRTLGLCVGKPPRYYDAFPLGRPDEFLSVASLKDIEAYQKDLVKRNAILVPHGSLVEYMGTDVFERVPVPTFGNRKVLQWESDRERSRKWLESAGLRMPEVIADPKDINKPVIVKYDGAKGGRGFFIARNHEEFKQRIDLTKRFTIQEFVLGTRYYISYFYSPLRTDGYRLSKGSLEMLSMDRRDESIIDEAHRLGSIYELEKMGITPTFVVTGNVPMVMRESLLPQVFEMGANAVERSIELFGGMVGPFCLETVVTDKLEFKVFEISARIVAGTNIYISGSPYSDLVEPDLSTGKRIAQELKRAVKMDALDKVVS